The Gloeobacter morelensis MG652769 genome contains the following window.
TGAGTTGTCCTGCGGGCAGGCGGCCCGCCCAGGCGCCCCAGGGGCCGGTGCGTACAAAGCCGAGCGGTTCGCGCCCGGCGGTATAGAGCCAATCGAGCAAATTGGCCTCCATCTGAAAGTACAAGGTCAACCCCCGGCGCAGGCCGACGGCCAGACGCGAGGGCTCCTCGCCGCGCTTCTCGAGCAATGCCGCCACCGTCTGCCATTCGTCGTCGGTGAGGGCAAGCGGACCGTTCAGGTCCATGCCCGCAAGCAGCAGGCCCGGCCACCCGTCCGGGGCCGCTTCGGCCAGATCGCGGGTATAGGCGCGCAGTTGCATCTCCCGCCGGTTGGTACTCTGCAGTTCGCGCCAGATCCGGGCAATCAGCTTGAGGGTACGCGCGGTACTCGACTCGGCCGCCGTCGCAGCGAGCAACTGCTCCAGATAGGCGTCAAACTCGTCCCCCATCTCCAGCAGTACCGGCTTGAGCAGGTGGGCGATGGCCTCCGGGGAACGGGCCGAGCGCGCCCGGGTGATCAGATTGTCAAAATATGCGTTGCCCATCGCCGTTTTCCTTAGCCCAGAGCGCCATCCTAGCTTCCGGCTTTCCCCATGCCGCGGCCCGTGGACAGGTAGAATCAGAAATAAATCTTCACGACCGACAGGAGTCCGGATGCGCGCCGATCTCAAGCCCGCCTCAACCGCCGAAGCGTACTGGACCTGGCGGGGCCACCGCATCTGCTACTGGGTAGCCGAGCCGGAGGCTACCCCCGAGCGCCCACCGATCGTGCTGTTGCACGGCTTTGGCGCCTCGGCGGGCCATTGGCGCAAAAATATTGCCGAACTGGCAGCCCACCGCCGGGTCTATGCCCTCGACTGGCTGGGTTTTGGCGCTTCGGCCAAACCGGCCCTTCCCTACAGTCTGGAGCTGTGGGAGGCGCAACTGGTCGATTTTTGCGCCGAGGTGGTCGCGGCCCCGGCGGTGCTGATCGGCAATTCGATCGGCGCTCTCGAAGCACTGATCGTCAGCGCCCACCACCCCGAGCGGGTGACAGCCACGGTGTTGATTAACTGCGCAGGCGGACTCACCCACCGGCCTGAGGAACTGCCGCTGGTGACCCGGCCGGTAATGGCGGCGATGCAGATGGTCCTGCGCATGCCCGGTCTTGCCGAGCGCTTTTTTGATTTCGCCCGCTCCAAACGCAACATCCGCAACACCCTGCGCCAGGTCTACGGCAACGCCGAGGCGGTCACCGAAGAACTGGTCGAGCTACTGTACACCCCCTCGACCGATCCTGGTGCTGCCGCCGTGTTCGTCTCGGTGCTCACCGCCGAGGCCGGCCCCCGTCCCGAAGCACTGCTGCCCCTGGTGCGCACGCCGCTGCTGGTCCTTTGGGGCGATAAAGACCCCTGGACACCCATCGGCCGCGGCCGCACCTTCACCCGCTACGCTCCCACAGCCCGGTTCGTAGCCCTCGAAGGCCTGGGCCACTGCCCCCATGACGAAGATCCCCAGCAGGTCAACGCGATGATTCGTGAGTGGCTAAAAGCTGTCGAGGGTCAGGCGGGATAGGGGAGATCGCCATGCCCGCGATCATCGCCACGGGCGTCATCAAGATGGGCCGCAGGTGCGCCTCGACCGCCTGCAAAATCGCCATAGTGCGCGGGAAGCCCCAAACAGCAATGCCAGCACCGCGCAGATGAGCAAGATGGCCGCAGCGATCGCCCCGCCGGGATCTTACTTGCAGCCGAAGGCACTGACGGTGTAGCTCTTGCCGATCGAGAGCGCTCCGCCAAATTCGACGTTCACCTGGTAGGGAACGATCGTCTTCGATTGGGGTTTGCCGCTAAATTCGAGCGTCTTGCCCTGGCCCAGGGAGATCCCCTTTTTCTCATAGATATTCTGGGCTTTGTCGTTGGGGTACTTCAGATAGGAGACTACGTCGTACTGCCCGTCGCTGTCGGCGGTGATCGTCACCCGGTAGCTTTCGAATTTTTCGGTGCCGGGTACGGCGAAGTCGGTATTCCAGTTGCTCGCACTAACGCCGAGGGCCGCCGGGGAAATGGATTTTTTGACGCTGGTGCCGGCCTCGGTGCTGCCGACCGGCTTGAGGGCCACGCACTCGGCCGCCTGGGCCGTCTCGATGTTACTTAGCAGCAGTGCACCGGCCAGGAGCAGGCCAGCGGAGAAAGTACGCATCATAACCGTCCTCTAGAACAACGTTGTCGTCCGGTACAGAAAGCAGAGCCGCTTCCGGCACCCGCTGTTATTCTCCCGCCATCGGGGGAGATTGCCGCGCCACCTGGGGTAGAAATGTTCCTGCTGAACGCCCCACTCCAGGTGCTCCGGAGCGGCTGGCGGCGCACAACAAGCGCCACATCGACCTTTCAAGTTTTCGAGGTTGTCCCTAAGACCAGCAGATCGCATCTCCTGCACTGATGTTTGTCGATCTATTTTTTCTTGTCCAGGTGGTCTGCAAACACTCCAAGCACCTCAAGGGGAAATGCCCGATACCGAACCTTTCAGTCAGCAATCGTCCCCACCGCTTGCGTCTGAAGATGCAACCTCCGGCTGGGATCCGCTCGCCTTCTGGGACACTCCTGCCGCCGCTGTCGGTGAACCAGATTGGGAAACTGACATCTGGGACGAGGATGCGTTCGCGTCCTGCGAGGAGCCGGAGCACAGTGCACCGGCAGAAGATACTGAGCCTGACCCGGCAGAGCCCGACGCGCCCGAGCCGATAGATTGCGAGGCACTGCCGGACGCTGAGCAGGAGCTGGTGGAGGATGACCCGCTCCTGCAGGAAGATGCACCCGAACCCGTGGCGGGCTTTGCTTTGCACCTCAAATTCAGCCCGCGTCCGCCGCCCGACCCCACCGACTCTACCGACCCGCCGTCGCCGCCGACACAAGCGCCGAGCGAAGACGAGACTGAAGTTCTGCAAGCGCAGCAACTGGCCTACCTGGAGGCCCTGCTCGCCCAACTTTTGGCCTACCGCGCCCAGGTAGACAACCAGTTTCACAAAATCGTCCACCAGGATGGCACCGTGCTGGAGCGCGCTGCTGACAAAATCAACCAATGGACCGACACCGCCGTCAACGCTGTCGCCGATGGGGTGGGCGATGTCTGGGGCTGGCTGAGCGGCAAAGACCAAGAGCGCGAGCACAAACTGCTCGAAGAAGATTCGGCCGCCGCAATCCAGGCCCAGACCACCGAGCGCTTCGAGCAGCTAGCCGCCAGATTGGGCGAACTGGAAGCGGCCATCCGTGCCGGTCGCAGCAGCGCGCAGGTCGAGCAACTGCGCACAGAACTGTTCGGCGGCCAGGACGCCCAGGGTCGGCCACAGCCGGGACTGGTGGCCCAAACCGTCGAGGCGGTCGATAGCCAGGTCGGTCAGTTCGAGCAAGGCTTTCAGGCCGGGGGCGAAATGCTCAAGACGGGTCTTATCACCGCCGCCGCCCTCGGGGTGACGGTGGCTACCGCCGGAGCCGGAGTCGGGGTGGCCGCGACGATGCTGGCGGCCACCGCCGCTGGAGCCGGGACCAGTGTGGCTTTGGGGGCGGGGGATGCCGCTGTCTCAGGCGATGAGTACACCCTGGGGCAAGCGGGGGAGGACCTGCTTTCAGGAGCGACCACCGGGGCGCTCTCGGCGGTGCCGATTCCCGGAGCGGCGGCGCTCGGTGGCCTCACCCAAGGAGCAATCACCGGGGCGGTGGGGCGCATCGCCGGACAGCAGGCGGCCGAATCGACGGTGGCGCAGGCGGCGGCGCGCTTTGTAGGGGAGCGGCTGGCGGCTGAGACGGTGCACAACGCCGGGGCGAGCATGCTCTCGACCGGCGCTCAGGTGGCTTTCGACGAGCAGCTGAGCCTGCAGCAGAAGTACGAACAGGTGCTCGACAGCGGTCTGCAGCAGTTGCATCCGGCGCAGATGGCGATGAACACGACGATGGCCCTTGGCTTTGAAAAAGCGACCCAGGGAGTGATAGGAGCGGCGCAGCGGGGGGCTCCCGAGCTATCGAGGCGGACGGGGCAGCAGGAGGATCGCGCGCTTGGGACAGCAGAGCGGGGCGACAACGACGATTGGGGCGTGCCGGAAGACCTCGATGCCTGGCTGCTTCCCCATCCGGACACACCCGCCCCACCGCCCGCCTCGGCAAATCCCGAGCAGATTCTGCCTGCGTCCACGGCCCGCCGGCAGGCCCCACCCCCGCTCGACGAGCCGACCCAGACAACCCAGCCGCCGGTACCTGCTGTCGAGCCGCCGTGGCAATCGCCCCTGGCGGTTCATCCCGACGGGCAGGGGCAAAGGCGCTATCAGCAACTGCTCGCCGAACGCGGCAGTGCCCAACTGCAGTTGTCGGGCAAACCGTCGCCAAACTGGAATGGGCACAAAGAAGCAGAGTTTCGCGGCTTAGAAAAGCCGCGCGACGCCCAGGGCCGCATCCAGGAAGAAGGCTACCGCTGGGTGCTTGAAGAGAGCGGCCGGTTGCGGCTGGACCGCAATGCGGAGTTTGCCGGGGAACCGGAGAACCTGCCGCGCTTTGAAGTAGCTGGGGACACACTGGTCCCCAGACGCGAGCAGCTTGATTTTGCGGCCAGTTACAAAGAAGGAGAGGAGCCGTTCACGCTGGAGCAGACGGCGCAGTACGAGCAGTTGCTCACCGAGCGCGATGCGTGGCGAGAACAGCGCGATAGAGCCATCACCGAGCACCGGCAGGCGGCCATCGAGGGCAACGATGCCCTGGCTGAGCGCAAACTGGAGGAAGCAGCCAAAGCCGGCTACCAGCTGAACGAACGCAGCCGGCGCTTGGCGGAGAAAGCAGCGGAGGAGTACATGCACAAGAGCTATGGCGAGAAAGCGACACTGGCCTATCCCGAGCGGGTGGATGGTTCAGAATTCAGCAAATCGCAATCTGGAGATTTTGATCAGGTGTGGAAAGTGAAGGGTGACGATGGCAACGAGACGTATGTGGTCATCGAAGCGAAAGGCGGCAGCAGTCGATTGGGTGCTAGAAAGACTCCATCTGGAATAGCTCAACAAGGCAGCCCAGAGTATTTTGAAGCAATCGCTGAAAATATGAGTGTAAAAGGCGAGACCATCGGTTCTGAATTGCTATCCGCACACAAAAATGGAAATGTTCAATATTTGAAAGTTCAACTACCCATCAAAGAACAGGGAGGAGCATCGCAAATCAACTCCGCGAAAATTCGAGAGTTTAGTCTTAAATAACCATCGAGGAAAGCAAGGAGCCAAGAATGACAAAAATAGCACGGCATCAAACCGACATAAATTTTATGATCAAACAAACAAATAATTTCAAACGACTTGTTGATGAGTTTTATCAGAGTGTCACCTCGGAACGCAATGTCCGTGCTTTGAACACGCTGTTCTTTATACTCCCGAGTTATCCCGGTTACCTGTCTGTTACTCAACCCGAATCGGACGAAATTTGCAAAGCTATACAACTGATTGCAAAACTCGCGGCCGGCACATTTGCCCTGGGATCAACCTCGGAAAACGAACAGGAGGTTTACCTGGGCAACAACATCAAAGTTCGACTGCCGGCCAAAGTTCACGAGTCCAGGGTCAATTGTTCTGCCTGGCTGTCTGGTTTCTTTGCTGCCGCCATCTGCCGCGACCTGAGCGTGCTCGATTCCTTGGGACGCATTCCCCTCGCACTGCTGCACCGTTCGAGCACCAGATACGACGAGTTTATGTTTTCGTTCATTGCGGCGTTGCAAAGTTACTGGCGAGGCGAACGCGATGCCGCTCGGCACCTGATGGCGGCGATGGCCGACGCCAAACCGGAGAAAATTCAGTGCTGTTCGGAAGAATACCTGTATCTGAAAGCTGTGCCGCAGATGGAGGTGATGTTCCACCTGATGCGCAAGGACGGGGAGGCTTTCAACCGGTCGTTGTACAAGGCACTGGAGAGCCACCGCGAGTTGTGCGACCTCGACGAAGATTCTCGTCTCCAACCCAAGTTGTTCCTTGCCTACGACCTGCTGGCGTTGTCGAGTTTAGCCTACGAACAAGGGATGGCTGTGCATGTCGAATCGGATTATCTGCCGCTGTCGATTGTTCGGGGCAAGTGCGCAGTGTGAAGTGCGGTTCAAGGGGTGACAGACAAGGCTACGTGACGCTCAGCATCAACCTTGCAGCCCGCAACCCGCGTCGATAGTCCCGGGCTTTGTTCCTACAGGTGTCTATCAAATTGTCGAGCCAGTCACCCAAACCCAGCACCGCCTGTGCCCAGTGCCAAGCGTACTGGCCAACCCGAAAAGGGCTGTGACGCCGCAAGCGTCGCTGCTTTTCTTGAACCCTGCCGGTGTACTTGTCCACCCCTATTCGCTCCAGTTGCAGACCGTTGAGCATCGCTGCACTCCAGGCAATCGATGCTAACAACAGTACCCGCATCATCCGTTCCTGACTGACGCGTACTTCTTCAAGATGGTAGCCACAGGATTTGACGTCTTTGTGCCAAACTTCGATTCCCCAACGGTCAGCATACAGCTCAAGTGCTTCGTGTAACTTTGGCCGGTCTGTCAAAATATACCAGCCTTCACCCGGTTGCATATTCCGGATTTTTCGTTTCCAGATACAAGCAATATTGAACGGCTCGAATCCCTTGTTTTTACGATTTTTGGTGACGCGCACTCCGCCAAGAAACATCGACATTCCAGGTTGTAGTTCCAAAGACTTTAGCGAGCGAAAGTCTGCACCTTGTTGTCGAATATATTCACTGATTTTTAATCTCAAGCAAAAGCCGGCCTTTCGACTGCGCAACCAATTGGCCAGCTTGACACTGCAAAACTCTCTGTCCCCCAACACCACGACGCGATAGGCAGAAAGTAGAGACAGAACCGGTGAGAGTAACAGTTGTTGGTCTTCGAGGTTACTGTTGCCAGGATGGTCGAGCAAGGTCCAATTGAGTGGCAAGGCATGTCTATGCCACACCAGGGCCACTGTCAGCACGTTGTAGTGCCACCAGTCGGTGCGGTCGATCGCCAGTTTGAGTGTGGTTGTCTTGGAAAAGTGGGTCAGTACCAGGTACAAAACCAATGGGAACCAAGCCTCGAAAATATTGAGTTTGTCGAGGGTGAGAAAGCGTTGGAGAGCGCGCTTGCGACTGTCGGCAGTGATCGGCAGCGGCAGTGCCTGGGAGAGTTTGCCCAAGGCGAGCTGTTTGTGGGTTTGCAAAGTGGCGACAAGCAAATGCAAAAACAGAGACTGTCGCGCAGTGAGCAGGTGTGCGAAGAAGGTCTGGTAGAATGCAGGCATCATTGTTTTTTTGGATGGACTTGGGCGACATCCCAAGTCCATTTTCCTATGTAGCGATGCCTGGAATGCTTGTCCAGTCCGGTTTGTGAGCTACTCTGTCACCCCTTGAAGAAGTGCGGACAGGATATCGCCCTCGACGGCAACGATGCCCTGGCTGAGCGCAAACTGGAGGAAGCGGCCAAAGCCGGCTACCAGCTGAACGAACGCTCTCGGCGTTTGGCCGAGCAAGCAGCACAGGAGTACATGCACAAGAGCTATGGCGAGAATGCAACGCTGGCCTATCCCGAGCGGACGGATGAGTCGCAGGTGAGCAAATCGCAGTCTGGGGATTTTGACCAGGTGTGGAAAGTGAAGGATGCAGATGGCAACGAGACGTATGTGGTGATCGAAGCAAAGGGCGGCAGCAGCCGATTGGGGGCAAGACGGACGGAAAATGGCATGGCTCAGCAAGGCAGTTCTAAATACTTTGAGGAAATCGCATATGTGATGAGCAGGAAAGATGAATCAATAGCGGAAGAACTTTTGGAAGCAAGAAAGACAGGAAAAGTGCAATATCTGAAGGTCCAACTTCCTATCGATCATAAGCAAGGGGCTTCAACAGTGAAAGAGGCTCATATCCGCGAATTCGACCTCAGTAGTCAATTTGGGAAAAAAAGAAAAGTGAGGTGAACTATTAGGCTCTCCTGAGTCCATGGTGTATGCTGTATAGCACCATACATTCTGCCAATGAGTATCGAACTGACGCAACTGCTCGGGCTACCCAACGTTTATGTCGAACGGCAGTCCATCGATGAACGGGGCATTATCTTCTATCTCAAGCCGCTTGCTCCAGGTATACTCTGCGGCGGTTGCGGCCAGTTTACCGACCGCGAACATCAAGCACGTCCCCTGCACATCCGAGACTTGAAAATACGTAAAATGCCCGTATTTTTGCACATTCCTCGAAGACAATTTTACTGCCAAACCTGCGAACGCTACTGTACCGAACAACTGGATTTCGTCGATTGGCGACGGCGACACACCCGCCGTTTCGAGCAGGATATCTACGAGCGGGTACCCGCCTCAAGTCTCGAACAGATTGCGCGCGAAGAAGGCATCAGTCCAGACGAAGTACGAGGCATGTTCGAGCATGTGGCCAGGCAGTTAAAAAAAAGACTGGGGCCCCGTCAAGCGCATCAGCATCGATGAGTTTAGTGGGCGGCGCGGCCACGATTTTAAAACGGTACTTTGCGATATCGAGACTGGCGAATTGCTGGAGGTCATCGATAGTCACAAACAAAAAGAGATCATTGAAAGCCTTTGCCTGCAAGCGCTTGAGGTGCGCGAAGCTATTGAAGAAGTGAGCATCGACATGTGGGGAGGTTTTCGAAAGGTTGTCCAGGAAGCCTTTCCCAATGCTGTGATTGTCTACGACCGGTTTCACGTGATGCGGATGGTGAACGAAGAGGTCAAGAAGATTGCTCGCCAATGTGGCTTGGGCAAGCGCAAGGAGCAATTTTTGCTCCTAAAGAATGGAGTGGACTTGAATGCCGGGCAGAAAGTTCAGCTAGAAACCTATCTGCAGATCGACAAACGTTTACGCAAAGCGTATGAATACAAAGAGGAATTTCGGTGGATTTATGAGAGGAGTCAGAGTGTAGATGAAGGTCAGCAGAAGTTGGAAGACTGGCTTTTGAAAGCCCGCAAGGTATATGGGAAGGTGGTGCAGACCATTACAGAACATTTCGAGGGGGTCTGCAACTATTTTATCCGTCGGTCGAGTAGTGGAGTGATGGAGGGCATCAACAACCGCATCAAGTTAATCAAACGCCAGGGCTACGGCTTTACAAACTTTGAGAACCTGCGCTTGCGGCTGCTCGCTGGCTTTGCCAAGAAGGGATGCTGCTCACCTTGAACTCAGGAGAGCCTCTGCCACTAGCAATTGTTCAAGGCAGATGCGCTGTTTGATGAGCAATCAGATTTAAAGCAAGAAGTACAGCTCTTCACTTTTTTGAGCAGATGGCGCAGTACGCACGTTCGCTCGCTCAAGGAGTCGTCGGCCGGTCTTCTCGGCAGAATACGAAAGCGGTTCGTACTGCCGCTGCCGCTGAAGGAGTCGCAGCACGCGCTTGGCGATAAATTACAGTCAAAAAAACACCGGAGATCGCTCCCCGGTGCAGCCCCCTGTTTTACACCCTCGCCGCCGTCGGCTTACTCCTGCGGCGTAGCCACCGCCGGAGGAACTTCGAGCGCCGTCGGGACCGGTGCAATTTTGGTACGTGGCTGGGCGAGCCGCCAGAACCAGCTTTGCAGATCATCGATAAACGTAAAGACGACCGGGACAACCACCAGCGTCAAAGCTGTGGAGGTGAGCAACCCGCCCACCACAGCCACGGCCATGGGGGAGCGCGCCTCGGAACCTGCCCCGATCCCCAGGGCAATCGGCAGCATGCCCGCGATCATCGCCACGGTCGTCATCAAGATGGGCCGCATGCGCGCCTCGCCAGATTGCAAGATCGCCGCAGTGCGCGGCTGTCCTGCCTGCATCGCCACCAGACAATACTCGACCAGCAAGATCGCGTTCTTGCACACCAGGCCCATCAGCATGACGATGCCGATAAGAGTGTAAAGCCCCAGCGATTTTTGAAAGACCAACAGGCCCACCAGCGCTCCGCCCAGCGACAGTGGCAGCGACATCATGATCGTCAGCGGATGCAAAAAACCACCAAAGAGTAACGCCAACACCGCGTAGATAAGCAAGATCGCTGCGGCGATCGCTCCGCCGAAGCCGTTGAATACGTCGCGCTGGTTCTCGGCTTCGCCCGCGAGCTTCTTGCTGACGCTCGCGGGCAGATTGCGCAGAACCGGCAACTGGTGCACTTTTTGCAGGGCCGGGCCGAGGTTGACCCCCGAAGCCAGATTCGCACCGATGGTCACCTGGCGGGCACGGTCGTAGCGCTCGATTTGCATCGCGCCGCTGCCCATCGCCAGTTGGGCGACCGAGCGCAGGGGAACCAGTACCCCGCCGCCACCGGCCACCTGCAGATCGCCTATCGTGTCGAAGTTGGTGCGAAAGGCCGGGTCGAGCTGCACGCGGATGTTGATTTGCCGCGAGGACAGGGTAAATTTGGCCAGGTTCGCCTCGCTGTCGCCCAGGGTGGCGATCTGGGCGGTGCGGGCGATCGAAGCCACAGACACTCCCTGCTCGGCGGCGCGGTCGAGCATCGGCCTCACCTGGATTTCGGGGCGCAAAATCGCCGCGGTCGAGCTGACATCGACCAGTTCGCTCAAAGCGCGCATCTGATCGGTCAGATCCCGGGCGGCGCGCTCCAGTTCGATGGTGTTGTCGCCGCTCAGGACAATCTGAACGTTCTTACCGCCCCAGCCGCTGAACGAAAGGCGCACCCCGGGCACCCGATTGAGAATCGGCCGCACCTCGGCTTCGAACTGTTGCTGGGTGTGGCGGCGCTCCTCGCGGGGCTTGAGGGTAATCACCAGTCTGCCGG
Protein-coding sequences here:
- a CDS encoding immunity 49 family protein: MIKQTNNFKRLVDEFYQSVTSERNVRALNTLFFILPSYPGYLSVTQPESDEICKAIQLIAKLAAGTFALGSTSENEQEVYLGNNIKVRLPAKVHESRVNCSAWLSGFFAAAICRDLSVLDSLGRIPLALLHRSSTRYDEFMFSFIAALQSYWRGERDAARHLMAAMADAKPEKIQCCSEEYLYLKAVPQMEVMFHLMRKDGEAFNRSLYKALESHRELCDLDEDSRLQPKLFLAYDLLALSSLAYEQGMAVHVESDYLPLSIVRGKCAV
- a CDS encoding ISL3 family transposase gives rise to the protein MDEFSGRRGHDFKTVLCDIETGELLEVIDSHKQKEIIESLCLQALEVREAIEEVSIDMWGGFRKVVQEAFPNAVIVYDRFHVMRMVNEEVKKIARQCGLGKRKEQFLLLKNGVDLNAGQKVQLETYLQIDKRLRKAYEYKEEFRWIYERSQSVDEGQQKLEDWLLKARKVYGKVVQTITEHFEGVCNYFIRRSSSGVMEGINNRIKLIKRQGYGFTNFENLRLRLLAGFAKKGCCSP
- a CDS encoding helix-turn-helix domain-containing protein: MSIELTQLLGLPNVYVERQSIDERGIIFYLKPLAPGILCGGCGQFTDREHQARPLHIRDLKIRKMPVFLHIPRRQFYCQTCERYCTEQLDFVDWRRRHTRRFEQDIYERVPASSLEQIAREEGISPDEVRGMFEHVARQLKKRLGPRQAHQHR
- a CDS encoding IS4 family transposase translates to MMPAFYQTFFAHLLTARQSLFLHLLVATLQTHKQLALGKLSQALPLPITADSRKRALQRFLTLDKLNIFEAWFPLVLYLVLTHFSKTTTLKLAIDRTDWWHYNVLTVALVWHRHALPLNWTLLDHPGNSNLEDQQLLLSPVLSLLSAYRVVVLGDREFCSVKLANWLRSRKAGFCLRLKISEYIRQQGADFRSLKSLELQPGMSMFLGGVRVTKNRKNKGFEPFNIACIWKRKIRNMQPGEGWYILTDRPKLHEALELYADRWGIEVWHKDVKSCGYHLEEVRVSQERMMRVLLLASIAWSAAMLNGLQLERIGVDKYTGRVQEKQRRLRRHSPFRVGQYAWHWAQAVLGLGDWLDNLIDTCRNKARDYRRGLRAARLMLSVT
- a CDS encoding alpha/beta fold hydrolase — its product is MRADLKPASTAEAYWTWRGHRICYWVAEPEATPERPPIVLLHGFGASAGHWRKNIAELAAHRRVYALDWLGFGASAKPALPYSLELWEAQLVDFCAEVVAAPAVLIGNSIGALEALIVSAHHPERVTATVLINCAGGLTHRPEELPLVTRPVMAAMQMVLRMPGLAERFFDFARSKRNIRNTLRQVYGNAEAVTEELVELLYTPSTDPGAAAVFVSVLTAEAGPRPEALLPLVRTPLLVLWGDKDPWTPIGRGRTFTRYAPTARFVALEGLGHCPHDEDPQQVNAMIREWLKAVEGQAG